A portion of the Bubalus kerabau isolate K-KA32 ecotype Philippines breed swamp buffalo chromosome 1, PCC_UOA_SB_1v2, whole genome shotgun sequence genome contains these proteins:
- the LOC129644809 gene encoding NKG2-A/NKG2-B type II integral membrane protein-like, which produces MNNQGATYAELKGVKNSKRQKRKPKVSKSSISMTEQELTYVELNLQNPSQNLHGNNKNYHSKGSPSPPEKFIAGILGIICLVLMSTVVTVITVTPSTVIREQNYTSLITRLQKECHCGHCPKDWLTYSNNCYYTSLEKKSWNESLISCATKNSTLLYIDNEEEMKFLMSLSIISWIQVSREGRGHPWKWLNGSTCRLQITDKLPGEHNCAVQSLWEIRAEDCQFPNTYHCKHKLEN; this is translated from the exons ATGAATAACCAAGGAGCAACCTATGCAGAACTGAAGGGAGTCAAGAACTCaaagaggcagaaaagaaaaccTAAGGTTTCTAAAAGTTCCATTTCAATGACTGAGCAGGAATTAACATATGTAGAATTAAATCTTCAAAATCCTTCTCAGAATCTTCATGGGAACAACAAGAATTACCACTCCAAAG GTTCACCGTCACCTCCAGAGAAGTTCATTGCTGGGATCCTGGGAATCATCTGCCTCGTCTTGATGTCCACTGTGGTGACAGTGATCACTGTTACTCCCT CTACTGTAATACGGGAACAGAATTACACCTCTCTCATAACAAGGCTCCAGAAAG AATGTCATTGTGGTCATTGTCCAAAAGACTGGCTTACATATTCCAACAACTGCTATTATActagtttggaaaaaaaatcatggaatGAGAGTTTGATATCCTGTGCTACTAAGAATTCTACTCTGCTTTATATAGATaatgaagaggaaatg AAATTTCTGATGTCCCTATCAATTATATCGTGGATTCAAGTCTCTCGTGAAGGCCGCGGTCATCCTTGGAAGTGGCTAAATGGTTCAACTTGCAGACTACA GATAACAGACAAATTACCTGGTGAACATAACTGTGCTGTACAATCTTTATGGGAAATAAGAGCAGAAGACTGTCAGTTTCCAAATACATATCATTGCAAGCACAAGCTTGAGAATTAA